A portion of the Edaphobacter lichenicola genome contains these proteins:
- a CDS encoding SDR family oxidoreductase, which produces MKILVTGGTGNVGGKVVSELLKRGADVRVLARKRPEEKVEAGVEIVTGDLLDPVSVEQAMQGVDKLFLLNAVVADELTQALIAYGIAKRLVLKHVTYLSVFKVEQFRDVPHFASKLAVEGALREFGVPFTILRPGYYIQNDLGLKDPLTKAGVYPMPLGTAGIAAADMRDIAEAAAISLTEDGHDGQTYDIVSPTLISGPGNAALWSKLLGNEIKYTGHDFDQWEQGMRSRMPAWSAFDLRMMLEGYFERGFVSTEMEVARLTKLLGHTPRTYEEFATETAESWKA; this is translated from the coding sequence ATGAAGATTCTGGTAACAGGCGGAACCGGAAATGTGGGCGGCAAGGTTGTGTCGGAGTTATTGAAGCGAGGGGCGGACGTTCGCGTGCTCGCTCGCAAGCGGCCGGAAGAGAAGGTGGAGGCCGGCGTAGAGATTGTCACAGGTGACCTGCTTGACCCAGTGTCTGTCGAACAAGCGATGCAAGGGGTCGATAAGCTTTTCTTGTTGAATGCGGTTGTTGCGGATGAATTGACGCAGGCGTTGATCGCGTACGGCATCGCGAAGCGTCTCGTATTGAAGCATGTGACCTATCTTTCTGTCTTCAAAGTTGAACAGTTCCGCGACGTACCGCACTTCGCATCCAAGCTCGCGGTTGAAGGTGCATTGCGCGAGTTCGGGGTACCATTCACCATCCTTCGTCCCGGGTACTACATCCAGAACGATCTTGGGCTGAAGGATCCGCTAACTAAAGCGGGTGTATATCCCATGCCCCTCGGAACGGCCGGGATCGCGGCCGCCGACATGAGAGACATCGCGGAAGCAGCGGCAATCTCACTGACCGAAGATGGCCATGACGGGCAGACTTACGATATCGTGTCGCCCACGCTGATCAGCGGTCCTGGTAATGCGGCTTTATGGAGCAAACTCCTCGGCAATGAGATCAAGTACACGGGACACGATTTTGATCAGTGGGAGCAGGGTATGCGTTCACGGATGCCCGCTTGGAGCGCCTTCGATCTCCGCATGATGCTCGAGGGATATTTCGAACGCGGCTTCGTCTCGACCGAAATGGAAGTCGCCCGCCTCACCAAGCTACTTGGTCACACGCCGCGGACCTACGAAGAGTTTGCGACCGAAACGGCAGAGTCGTGGAAAGCCTGA
- a CDS encoding alpha/beta hydrolase: MTIYHKEHLLDRASMVLMRTMLAVQPKLQFTPEARPDFDSLMEKTPEAAGVTYETAEIGGVAGWWCKPQRSLAGSAIVYFHGGAYALGSAKAFRNFVSQIAAGAETAILVVDYRLAPEHQFPAAVEDAKAVYLGLAALGFSRLVIAGDSAGGGLALALLQLTTEGAQEEGIPKALASVVISPWTDLALTGDSMEGRAAADPLLTREALDGAAQHYLGDQDHRDPRASPLYGNMSGLPPVLFHVGEDEILLDDSRRFASRIDVAGGVAELHIWEGMTHVFASNLALQSAKDALANIGEFLQQIFRETNTR, translated from the coding sequence ATGACGATTTACCACAAGGAACACCTCCTCGATCGTGCCTCAATGGTTCTTATGCGCACGATGCTGGCGGTTCAGCCCAAATTACAATTCACTCCAGAAGCTCGTCCCGACTTTGATAGCCTGATGGAGAAGACACCCGAGGCGGCGGGTGTGACGTATGAAACGGCGGAAATTGGTGGGGTAGCGGGATGGTGGTGTAAACCGCAACGATCACTTGCCGGGTCGGCGATTGTTTACTTCCATGGAGGCGCATACGCCCTCGGTTCTGCGAAGGCGTTTCGCAATTTTGTCTCGCAGATTGCAGCAGGCGCGGAAACGGCAATTCTCGTAGTTGACTACCGTCTCGCTCCTGAGCATCAGTTTCCCGCGGCGGTCGAAGACGCTAAGGCCGTCTATCTTGGCCTAGCGGCCTTGGGATTTTCCCGGCTGGTTATAGCAGGAGACTCCGCTGGCGGTGGACTGGCTCTCGCGCTTCTTCAGCTCACGACAGAGGGGGCACAGGAGGAAGGCATACCGAAGGCCTTGGCCTCGGTGGTGATCTCGCCGTGGACCGATCTTGCGCTCACAGGCGACAGCATGGAGGGCCGCGCAGCAGCGGACCCCTTGCTTACGCGGGAAGCACTTGATGGGGCCGCTCAACACTATCTGGGAGATCAGGATCACCGCGATCCCAGAGCCTCTCCGCTGTACGGGAATATGAGCGGTCTACCGCCTGTTCTGTTCCACGTTGGTGAAGACGAGATCCTGCTGGACGATTCCCGACGCTTCGCGAGCCGGATTGATGTTGCGGGCGGAGTCGCGGAACTGCACATCTGGGAGGGAATGACGCACGTCTTTGCTTCCAACCTTGCGCTCCAGAGTGCCAAGGATGCCCTGGCCAATATAGGCGAATTTCTGCAACAGATTTTCCGTGAGACCAATACTCGTTAG
- a CDS encoding LysR substrate-binding domain-containing protein, protein MEAVACRNHPKVGEERITLEAFTTAPHVTVAAGGETRGGIDRALKNAGATRRVVVTTPNFLAVPFFVENSDLIGVLPERLALRMMATTSLRSLSCRLR, encoded by the coding sequence ATGGAAGCTGTGGCTTGTCGAAATCATCCGAAAGTGGGAGAAGAGCGCATCACTCTGGAGGCCTTTACCACCGCGCCGCATGTGACCGTCGCCGCAGGTGGTGAGACTCGCGGTGGAATCGACCGAGCATTGAAAAATGCAGGAGCCACACGGCGCGTCGTTGTTACGACGCCAAACTTCTTAGCAGTACCGTTCTTCGTGGAGAACTCTGATCTCATTGGGGTGCTCCCTGAGAGACTCGCGTTGCGAATGATGGCAACGACATCTCTTCGGTCTTTGAGCTGCCGGTTAAGGTAG
- a CDS encoding LysR family transcriptional regulator, with protein sequence MDAVDLNDIRIFTVVGQEGTLSSAAVKLKVPTSTVSRALTRLEKNLGALLIRRSSRGHVLTDSGRDYLQVCRRALRTLDEGGEMLAAQRERPSGLIKVACPVTMTHLILAPLLKELQERYPQLRLQIESYTPAADQEFREDIDVVFKVRTPRDSIRRMRTYPGTKRGLFASAQYIKAFGMPSRPEDLLTHTCIGSGPWQLSRGDTTVTPNIQSSIILNDPAVLLDLILKHSGIALLPLYMARWPEMGNKLVPVLPRWTAQPVTLCALFSGQSRLTPKVHVLLDFLGEYIGTPRDPRLRGADAKGLFMNPRE encoded by the coding sequence ATGGACGCAGTCGACCTTAACGACATCCGTATTTTCACAGTGGTGGGTCAGGAAGGCACCCTAAGCTCCGCAGCCGTGAAACTGAAGGTGCCGACTTCGACGGTCAGCCGCGCTTTAACACGCCTGGAGAAGAACCTGGGCGCACTACTGATACGGCGAAGTTCGCGAGGCCACGTTCTGACAGATTCCGGCAGGGACTATTTGCAGGTCTGCCGGCGCGCGCTACGCACCCTGGATGAAGGCGGCGAGATGCTGGCAGCTCAACGAGAACGGCCGAGTGGACTCATCAAGGTAGCATGTCCCGTGACGATGACCCATCTGATCCTCGCGCCATTACTCAAAGAGTTGCAGGAACGATACCCGCAATTGCGATTACAAATTGAGTCTTACACTCCGGCAGCCGATCAGGAATTCCGTGAAGATATCGACGTCGTTTTCAAAGTACGAACACCGCGGGATTCGATACGGCGGATGCGCACTTATCCCGGCACAAAGCGTGGGCTTTTTGCGAGCGCCCAGTACATCAAAGCGTTTGGGATGCCTTCCCGACCTGAAGACTTGCTGACACACACATGCATCGGTTCGGGACCATGGCAGCTGAGTCGCGGCGACACGACTGTGACTCCAAACATTCAATCTTCCATAATTCTGAATGATCCAGCAGTGCTGCTAGATCTCATATTGAAGCATTCCGGTATCGCACTGTTGCCGCTTTACATGGCTAGGTGGCCAGAGATGGGCAATAAACTCGTCCCGGTTCTGCCACGCTGGACTGCCCAGCCGGTCACCCTTTGTGCGCTCTTCTCAGGCCAATCACGCCTGACCCCAAAGGTTCATGTTTTGCTCGACTTCCTGGGAGAATATATCGGCACTCCCCGCGATCCACGGTTACGTGGCGCTGACGCCAAAGGACTATTCATGAATCCACGCGAGTAG
- a CDS encoding SOS response-associated peptidase, with product MNIHLPAGKHQVGELLAMNNLGGGVVQLAIRSNVRNEETAARQIRICSPAPKRYAPGVCTDYHTKADGLKRWSLRTLELWQYLNYNVAPSTFLPVVRLDDGGDRELTLMRWGLIPFFSKDDKTAFKSTAARAETVATLPSYREAFKRRHCIVPADWFYEWQALDPQRKKTPSWAIARKDRKLFGMAGLWDNWNDPVTKQPLETFTIITTDPNEVMQSIHTRMPVILRPEDYERWLAPVDPARPPTDLLRPSLVPLDAWRVDPKVGNVKNIGPELCEPWADEPPAPTLFG from the coding sequence ATGAACATCCATCTCCCCGCCGGGAAACATCAAGTCGGAGAGCTACTCGCAATGAACAACCTCGGTGGCGGTGTTGTCCAACTCGCTATTCGATCAAACGTTAGGAATGAAGAAACAGCAGCACGTCAAATCCGAATTTGCTCGCCTGCGCCAAAGCGCTATGCTCCTGGGGTTTGCACCGATTACCACACGAAAGCCGACGGATTAAAAAGATGGTCGCTCAGAACATTGGAACTGTGGCAGTACTTGAACTATAACGTTGCGCCGAGTACTTTTCTCCCAGTGGTGAGGCTCGACGACGGGGGCGACCGCGAACTGACTCTCATGCGGTGGGGACTGATTCCATTCTTCTCGAAAGACGACAAGACAGCTTTCAAATCGACGGCGGCACGAGCCGAGACTGTCGCCACTCTGCCCTCTTACCGCGAAGCCTTCAAAAGACGGCACTGCATCGTTCCCGCAGATTGGTTTTATGAGTGGCAGGCCCTAGACCCCCAGCGCAAGAAAACCCCGTCATGGGCCATTGCGCGGAAGGATCGCAAGCTGTTCGGCATGGCAGGTCTATGGGACAACTGGAACGACCCTGTAACCAAACAGCCCCTTGAGACGTTCACCATCATCACGACAGACCCCAACGAAGTCATGCAGTCGATACACACAAGAATGCCCGTCATCTTGCGCCCAGAAGACTACGAGAGATGGCTGGCCCCCGTAGACCCAGCTAGGCCACCCACAGACCTTTTGAGACCGTCTCTGGTGCCTTTAGATGCATGGCGGGTAGACCCCAAGGTGGGCAATGTCAAAAACATAGGCCCAGAGCTTTGCGAACCGTGGGCAGATGAGCCGCCAGCCCCCACTTTATTTGGGTGA
- a CDS encoding DUF1772 domain-containing protein: MHLFNMATLFVVLTLVGVEFSVSAFMNPAALRLEPESQLRMLSHSALVLGKVMPIWYSVSTLLLGIQTWLCWYTPGRSILLTADAIMVLIAVASIFLLVPLASRVAEGAPDWQRINRIWDRRNRVRIAALATAAILLAYVIVC, from the coding sequence ATGCACTTGTTCAACATGGCGACCCTCTTTGTCGTTCTTACTCTGGTAGGTGTCGAGTTTTCCGTGTCTGCATTCATGAACCCTGCCGCGTTGCGGCTCGAACCCGAATCGCAATTGAGGATGCTAAGCCATTCTGCTCTCGTCCTTGGGAAGGTGATGCCGATCTGGTACTCGGTCTCTACCCTGCTTCTCGGTATCCAAACCTGGCTCTGTTGGTATACGCCGGGGCGCTCCATTCTGCTTACAGCGGATGCGATCATGGTGCTTATTGCGGTAGCATCGATCTTTCTCCTGGTTCCACTCGCCAGTCGTGTGGCGGAAGGTGCTCCTGATTGGCAGCGGATAAATCGGATTTGGGACCGCAGAAATCGAGTGCGCATAGCCGCTCTCGCCACCGCAGCTATCCTGCTCGCATACGTAATAGTCTGCTGA
- a CDS encoding winged helix-turn-helix transcriptional regulator, with amino-acid sequence MGVSKKEISPCPIDVTLSVIDGRWKGTILWRLLNGPMRTNELRKSIPEITERMLLRHLSDMTRAGILERHQEQGMPLRVRYLLTPYGRTLVPVLDVLCSWGREHLKQDLST; translated from the coding sequence ATGGGTGTCTCGAAAAAAGAAATCTCACCATGCCCCATCGATGTGACGCTAAGCGTCATCGACGGGCGATGGAAAGGCACAATCCTCTGGCGACTGTTGAACGGGCCGATGAGGACGAACGAATTGCGGAAGAGCATTCCTGAAATTACAGAGAGGATGCTTCTCCGTCATCTGTCGGATATGACGCGGGCGGGAATTCTCGAACGTCATCAGGAGCAAGGCATGCCCCTGCGAGTGCGGTACTTGCTAACGCCGTACGGACGGACGTTGGTCCCGGTATTGGATGTTCTTTGTTCGTGGGGCAGAGAACATTTGAAACAAGATCTCTCTACCTGA
- a CDS encoding quinone oxidoreductase family protein: MKAAVVLEAGKSPVYSEFEEPIPHEDEVCVHITVSALTNFTKVRAAGKHFSISTLPPFVVGIDGVGRRDDGSRVYFLFPRVPFGGMAERTVVRSSQCIRVPDNVSDVTLAAIADPGMAAWAGLEARARLVPGETVLVNGATGTAGRMAVQIAKHLGAKKVIATGRNPETLHALFAIGADEVIPLDHDGKTSKDELKKHFEQRIDIVLDYLWGASAEQVLAASSAAKRMMPIRFVQIGTTSAPNITLSGASLRSSTIQIMGSGIGSIPLEKINLILYKLMQATSEAGFQIETRELPLSGIAEAWSIENATPRIVLTMNAP, encoded by the coding sequence ATGAAAGCCGCAGTCGTCTTGGAAGCTGGGAAATCTCCCGTCTATAGCGAATTTGAAGAGCCGATCCCGCATGAGGATGAGGTTTGCGTACACATAACGGTTTCGGCCCTTACCAACTTCACCAAGGTGCGAGCCGCAGGCAAGCATTTCAGCATCTCAACTCTTCCTCCCTTTGTTGTCGGCATAGACGGAGTGGGCAGACGTGACGATGGCAGTCGGGTCTATTTTCTCTTTCCCCGAGTCCCATTCGGCGGAATGGCCGAGAGAACCGTTGTGCGTTCTTCACAATGCATCCGTGTTCCTGACAACGTGTCCGACGTCACCTTAGCCGCTATCGCAGATCCCGGGATGGCAGCATGGGCAGGGCTCGAAGCACGTGCTAGGTTGGTGCCGGGAGAGACGGTTTTGGTCAACGGAGCAACGGGAACGGCCGGCAGGATGGCGGTCCAAATCGCAAAACACCTCGGAGCAAAGAAAGTGATCGCGACCGGCCGAAATCCAGAAACGTTGCATGCTTTGTTCGCCATTGGAGCCGACGAAGTGATTCCGTTGGATCACGATGGGAAGACATCGAAGGATGAACTTAAAAAGCATTTCGAGCAAAGGATTGATATTGTGCTCGACTATCTCTGGGGCGCAAGCGCAGAGCAAGTCCTTGCGGCGTCAAGTGCGGCGAAGAGGATGATGCCTATCCGCTTCGTTCAGATTGGAACGACCAGCGCACCCAACATTACACTTTCTGGAGCCAGCCTGAGGTCTTCCACCATTCAGATCATGGGTAGCGGGATTGGAAGTATCCCTCTAGAAAAGATCAATCTGATTCTTTACAAGTTGATGCAGGCTACATCCGAGGCTGGCTTTCAAATAGAAACAAGGGAACTCCCCTTGAGCGGAATTGCAGAAGCGTGGTCTATCGAGAATGCAACTCCTCGAATCGTTCTCACCATGAACGCGCCATAG
- a CDS encoding SDR family NAD(P)-dependent oxidoreductase: MKDGRVVAITGAGGGIGRKIVDRFLANGDRVIGLDRAKSSLEELATSRNAGNQLSTSCVDITDEYAVAEFAKHINQTHGHVDVLVNCAGFYPVVSFEQMTQEQWLEVIAINLTGTFRVTHALLPLMKSRGWGRIINIGSASVFEGVVGQTHYVSAKAGIVGFTRSLAMEVGDYGITVNIVAPGLTLTEPVLSGMPQELIKTQVDLRAIKRDEQPQDLAGPVFLLCSPDADFVSGQMLVVDGGKIKH; the protein is encoded by the coding sequence ATGAAAGACGGAAGAGTTGTCGCAATCACAGGAGCGGGCGGAGGCATTGGCCGCAAGATCGTGGATCGCTTTCTCGCCAATGGGGATCGAGTGATCGGTCTAGACCGCGCAAAGTCCTCGTTGGAAGAGTTAGCCACGAGCCGGAACGCTGGCAATCAGCTTTCGACGTCTTGCGTCGATATAACTGACGAGTATGCTGTCGCCGAATTCGCGAAGCACATCAACCAAACGCATGGTCATGTTGACGTGCTTGTGAACTGCGCGGGCTTCTACCCCGTTGTCTCATTCGAGCAGATGACGCAGGAGCAGTGGCTGGAGGTGATCGCGATCAACCTCACGGGAACCTTCCGGGTGACACACGCGCTGCTGCCGCTGATGAAAAGTCGGGGCTGGGGACGAATCATAAACATAGGCTCCGCTTCGGTGTTCGAAGGTGTCGTTGGGCAAACTCATTATGTTTCGGCTAAGGCTGGCATCGTAGGCTTCACGCGCTCCCTGGCAATGGAAGTTGGAGACTACGGGATCACCGTCAACATCGTTGCTCCCGGCCTGACGCTTACAGAACCTGTGCTCAGCGGCATGCCGCAAGAGTTGATCAAGACTCAAGTGGACCTCCGGGCCATCAAACGAGATGAGCAACCACAAGATCTAGCTGGGCCCGTTTTTCTATTGTGTTCCCCGGATGCCGATTTTGTTTCCGGTCAAATGCTTGTGGTAGACGGCGGAAAGATCAAGCACTAA
- a CDS encoding DUF1016 N-terminal domain-containing protein gives MGLTLLYWRIGKRVAEEVLGKVRAAYGRQIVVSLSRQLVDEHGSSFGEKIFRTSCSQTWLGLRHLEPCF, from the coding sequence ATGGGGTTGACGTTGCTCTACTGGCGCATCGGTAAACGCGTCGCCGAAGAAGTGCTTGGCAAGGTGCGCGCTGCCTATGGCCGCCAGATTGTCGTATCGCTGTCGCGACAATTGGTGGACGAGCATGGCTCCAGCTTCGGCGAGAAAATCTTCCGTACTAGCTGCAGCCAGACGTGGCTTGGCCTGCGGCATCTCGAGCCTTGCTTTTAG